The following coding sequences are from one Lipingzhangella halophila window:
- a CDS encoding DUF3987 domain-containing protein: MNSLERVRQALEEHDCNPRGNGQISARCPAHDDSAPSLSVGYEKGQALINCHVGCETQAVIDELGLPWNALFDEDAESKPECDNQYHRGLWRTERPRVSYPYTDEHGQVLYYQRRFACPRCGDPKVFIPYNPTSKSNGLPKGVRVLYRLPEVLAAAAEGRTVYLPEGEKDCDRLAELGHVATTAANGAEVRWEQSYTDALKGADIVVIADNDPAGLKRVRAIERVLGKAGRSVRVVRSPLAKKGADVSDHLDAGLDLGALTPLETRDPPPEASHKSQNSDSGPTDPNNGFSGSQNQGGPAFEPPIPVTAPPLPEFPTERLGRLAPWVAVISESRNVAEDVAAFSALAVISAAIGGRRRVLVKEGWTEMVCLYLLALADSSARKTPALAVAQRPLMEAGAELRTQQSAEITEHNEAIDLAVARYERAKQSASKPKPGEEAEADLAAAREAMLKAGERKNPPHLMAGGDSTMEYLTKTMAEQGGRIAVLGSEATLWKHAAGMYSTGQANIGPLLEGYTGEPYDAGRVSRGALHMPHTAVTLGLIIQPGMVEGLSKQNPDFRESGFLNRFLFALAPAMPPDTFDAPAAPQALLKAFDAQIGDLVHRVWMEETVSTLHLTDAARKVFAGFYNDIQQRRAEGGDLHDITEWSGKLCGQIVRIAACLTLYDDTAATEIDEKIMANAIALADYLIAHARRTLELMDAKTQGGRKPLLDTLAWLAKNTSPGETVSIRQIWRGLNGRAWARDAEMVKSLVMELEELGWLAEVVVEQPSGKRGRKPSPRFEMHPWIHDPPEKASHKSQNTAQAGADS; the protein is encoded by the coding sequence TTGAACTCACTGGAGCGCGTTCGCCAGGCGCTGGAGGAGCACGACTGCAACCCGCGGGGCAACGGGCAGATCTCGGCCCGATGCCCGGCCCACGACGACAGCGCCCCGTCGTTGAGCGTCGGCTACGAGAAGGGCCAGGCCCTGATCAACTGCCACGTCGGATGCGAGACCCAGGCGGTTATCGACGAACTCGGCCTGCCCTGGAATGCCCTATTCGACGAGGACGCCGAATCCAAGCCGGAGTGCGACAACCAGTATCACCGTGGCCTGTGGCGTACCGAGCGCCCGCGGGTGTCCTATCCCTACACCGACGAGCACGGCCAGGTGCTCTACTACCAGCGCCGGTTCGCCTGCCCCCGGTGCGGTGACCCCAAGGTGTTTATCCCCTACAACCCGACCTCGAAGAGCAATGGTCTCCCCAAAGGCGTGCGGGTCCTCTACCGGTTGCCCGAGGTTCTGGCCGCTGCAGCCGAAGGCCGCACCGTCTATCTCCCTGAGGGTGAGAAGGACTGCGACAGGCTCGCCGAGCTGGGGCACGTCGCCACCACGGCCGCCAACGGAGCCGAAGTCAGGTGGGAGCAGTCCTACACCGACGCGCTCAAGGGTGCCGACATCGTCGTGATCGCCGACAACGACCCCGCCGGCCTCAAGCGCGTCCGCGCCATCGAACGGGTTCTGGGGAAAGCGGGGAGGTCGGTCCGGGTCGTCCGCTCCCCGCTGGCGAAGAAGGGCGCCGACGTCTCCGACCACCTCGACGCCGGCCTCGACCTCGGAGCCCTCACCCCCCTCGAAACGCGGGACCCCCCTCCTGAGGCAAGCCACAAAAGCCAAAACAGCGACTCAGGTCCCACGGACCCGAATAACGGCTTTTCTGGCTCGCAAAATCAGGGGGGTCCCGCGTTTGAGCCCCCCATCCCCGTCACCGCGCCACCCCTTCCCGAGTTCCCAACCGAACGCCTCGGACGGCTCGCCCCCTGGGTCGCGGTCATCTCCGAGTCCCGCAACGTCGCCGAAGACGTCGCCGCGTTCTCCGCGCTCGCGGTCATCTCCGCAGCCATCGGAGGCCGCCGCCGGGTGCTGGTCAAAGAAGGGTGGACCGAGATGGTCTGCCTGTACCTGCTGGCCCTGGCCGACTCCTCAGCCCGCAAAACCCCGGCCCTGGCGGTCGCCCAGCGTCCACTCATGGAAGCCGGAGCGGAACTGCGCACCCAGCAGTCCGCCGAGATCACCGAGCACAACGAAGCTATTGACTTGGCCGTAGCCCGCTACGAGAGGGCCAAGCAGTCCGCATCCAAACCCAAGCCCGGCGAAGAGGCCGAAGCTGACCTAGCCGCGGCACGCGAAGCCATGCTCAAAGCCGGGGAGCGCAAGAACCCGCCGCACCTGATGGCCGGGGGCGATTCCACCATGGAGTACCTCACGAAGACCATGGCCGAGCAAGGCGGACGTATCGCGGTACTCGGGTCCGAGGCCACCCTGTGGAAGCACGCCGCCGGGATGTACAGCACGGGTCAGGCCAACATCGGCCCGCTGCTTGAGGGCTACACCGGCGAACCCTACGACGCCGGCCGGGTCTCCCGAGGGGCTCTGCACATGCCCCACACCGCGGTAACCCTCGGGTTGATCATCCAGCCCGGAATGGTCGAAGGGTTGTCCAAGCAGAACCCCGACTTCCGGGAGTCCGGGTTCCTCAACCGGTTCTTGTTCGCGCTGGCCCCGGCTATGCCGCCCGACACTTTCGACGCTCCGGCGGCTCCGCAGGCCCTACTCAAAGCGTTCGACGCCCAGATCGGGGACTTGGTGCACCGGGTCTGGATGGAGGAGACGGTCTCCACGCTCCATCTCACCGACGCGGCACGCAAGGTCTTCGCGGGGTTCTACAACGACATTCAGCAGCGCCGCGCCGAGGGCGGCGACCTGCACGACATCACTGAATGGTCCGGGAAGCTCTGCGGCCAGATCGTCCGCATCGCCGCCTGTCTGACGCTCTACGACGACACCGCGGCCACTGAGATCGACGAGAAGATCATGGCCAACGCGATCGCGCTCGCCGACTACCTGATCGCCCACGCCCGCCGGACGTTGGAGCTGATGGACGCCAAGACCCAGGGCGGCCGTAAGCCGCTGCTGGACACCCTGGCCTGGTTGGCGAAGAACACCAGCCCTGGCGAGACGGTCTCGATTCGCCAGATCTGGCGCGGCCTCAACGGTCGGGCCTGGGCGCGCGACGCCGAGATGGTCAAGAGCCTCGTGATGGAACTCGAAGAGCTGGGATGGCTGGCCGAGGTCGTGGTGGAGCAGCCGTCGGGCAAGCGCGGACGGAAGCCGTCTCCGCGCTTCGAGATGCACCCCTGGATACACGACCCCCCCGAAAAAGCCAGCCACAAAAGCCAGAACACCGCCCAGGCAGGGGCTGACTCATGA
- a CDS encoding alpha/beta hydrolase family protein, whose translation MAATERFSYGEHPSQVIHVWQPDVAEDAPFPVAVLLHGGWWRDRHDTQSMDRIASELAHSGWLVWNVEYRRIGGDGGGWPQTLDDVRAALALLGERISDGAEPGDPDRVVAIGHSSGGQLALLSVPDSPVTAAVGLAPVTDLRACAERELGENAVTDLLGAAPAKETYDAASPVHNVPFGVPQLIVHGDADSSVPAEQSRTYVAAARTAGDDAEFAEIRGANHTAALDPGHESWRTVRAWMDALG comes from the coding sequence ATGGCAGCCACGGAACGCTTCAGCTACGGTGAGCACCCCAGCCAGGTCATCCACGTGTGGCAGCCCGATGTAGCCGAGGACGCCCCGTTCCCCGTCGCGGTGCTGCTGCACGGTGGCTGGTGGCGCGACAGGCACGACACCCAGTCGATGGATCGGATCGCCTCGGAGCTCGCGCACTCCGGATGGCTGGTGTGGAACGTGGAGTACCGCCGCATCGGCGGCGACGGCGGCGGGTGGCCGCAGACCCTGGATGACGTGCGGGCGGCGCTGGCGCTGCTGGGGGAGCGGATCTCCGACGGTGCCGAGCCCGGCGACCCCGACCGCGTCGTCGCGATCGGGCATTCGAGCGGCGGCCAGCTCGCCCTGCTGAGCGTCCCGGACTCCCCGGTGACCGCTGCGGTGGGGCTGGCCCCGGTGACCGACCTCCGGGCGTGTGCCGAACGTGAGCTGGGCGAGAACGCGGTGACCGATCTGCTCGGCGCGGCCCCGGCCAAGGAAACCTACGACGCCGCCTCACCGGTGCACAACGTTCCCTTCGGCGTTCCGCAGCTCATCGTGCACGGCGACGCCGACTCCAGCGTGCCCGCCGAGCAAAGCCGCACCTATGTCGCCGCGGCCCGCACGGCGGGCGACGATGCCGAGTTCGCCGAGATCCGCGGCGCCAACCACACCGCCGCCCTCGATCCGGGCCACGAAAGCTGGCGCACCGTCCGCGCGTGGATGGACGCACTGGGCTGA
- a CDS encoding site-specific integrase, protein MADSIKKIKLKDGTVRYRTVVDAGTDPATGKRRQLTITRDKKTDVINERARIQNQRSTGALVLPTKTTVDEWLDTWLASATRDVEAATAANYHDAVRPVRTHLGKARLQALTEEDVESLIDWMLTAGRVRGGKPGTGLGIRSVRLTLGRLRTALNEAVRRGLVVRNVAEHVKIPRAAREAAKQAEEQRTPWTEEEVKVFLAGVNEDRLYAAMLLLLLGLRPAEVCGLRWAQDFDLEAETIWVQKTRTLVEGEVIEKDTKSASGKRKLPLPGVVVDALKAFRTRQKAERLAAGEGYEASGRVVVDELGRAVKTDWLRRRFYKLSEQTGVRRVRPYDARHACLTWMASAGVADVVVSAWAGHADLSFTKKVYVHPNEGHLRAGADHMQSVLGSA, encoded by the coding sequence ATGGCCGATTCCATCAAGAAGATCAAGCTCAAGGACGGCACGGTCCGATACCGGACAGTTGTCGATGCCGGAACCGACCCCGCTACCGGCAAGCGTCGACAGCTCACGATCACCCGGGACAAGAAGACCGACGTGATCAACGAGCGCGCCCGAATCCAGAACCAGCGCAGCACCGGCGCGCTCGTTCTGCCGACCAAGACCACCGTGGACGAATGGCTCGACACCTGGTTGGCCAGCGCCACCCGGGACGTAGAAGCGGCAACCGCCGCGAACTATCACGATGCGGTGCGCCCCGTGCGAACCCACCTTGGGAAAGCGCGCCTCCAGGCGCTCACTGAGGAGGATGTGGAAAGCCTGATCGATTGGATGCTGACCGCCGGCCGGGTGCGTGGCGGTAAGCCCGGTACCGGGCTTGGCATCCGCTCGGTGCGGTTGACGTTGGGCCGGCTGCGTACCGCACTGAACGAAGCGGTGCGCCGCGGCCTGGTGGTGCGCAACGTGGCCGAGCACGTGAAGATCCCCCGGGCTGCCCGGGAAGCGGCCAAGCAGGCAGAGGAACAGCGCACGCCGTGGACCGAAGAAGAGGTCAAGGTCTTCCTCGCCGGCGTCAACGAGGACCGGCTGTACGCCGCCATGCTGCTATTGCTGCTCGGCTTGCGCCCGGCCGAGGTGTGCGGGCTGCGGTGGGCTCAGGATTTCGACCTGGAGGCCGAGACGATCTGGGTACAGAAGACCCGGACCCTAGTCGAGGGCGAGGTGATCGAGAAGGACACCAAGTCCGCGAGCGGCAAGCGCAAGCTCCCGCTGCCCGGGGTCGTGGTGGACGCGCTCAAGGCGTTCCGCACGCGGCAGAAGGCCGAACGGTTGGCCGCGGGCGAGGGATACGAAGCGAGCGGCCGGGTAGTCGTCGACGAACTGGGGCGCGCGGTCAAGACGGACTGGCTACGTCGACGGTTCTACAAGCTGAGCGAGCAGACAGGCGTTCGCCGGGTGCGGCCCTACGATGCGCGTCACGCCTGCCTGACGTGGATGGCTTCGGCGGGAGTCGCGGACGTGGTGGTCTCGGCATGGGCCGGTCACGCGGACCTGTCGTTTACGAAGAAGGTCTATGTGCATCCCAACGAGGGGCACCTTCGGGCGGGTGCGGACCACATGCAATCGGTACTCGGATCGGCATGA
- a CDS encoding aldo/keto reductase has translation MTTVPDVSLNNGVRIPQLGFGVWQVDAGDAAGVVRTAIETGYRSIDTAAAYGNEEAVGEGIAASGVDRDELFVTSKLWNSDQGYDSTLRAFDATMERLRLERLDLYLIHWPLPMYDRYVSTWKALERLYVEGRVRAIGVSNFHIPHLRRLMDEGGIVPTVNQIELHPRLTQAELRAFHAEHSIATEAWSPLGNGKLLDDPGITKLAESYGATPAQVILSWHLKLGNIVIPKSVTPERIRSNFEAVNLELASGDIDTISALNQNQRFGSDPDTMDVT, from the coding sequence ATGACCACGGTCCCGGACGTCTCACTGAACAACGGTGTGCGGATCCCGCAACTGGGGTTCGGAGTCTGGCAGGTGGACGCGGGTGACGCTGCCGGCGTTGTGCGGACAGCGATCGAGACCGGCTATCGCAGTATCGATACCGCGGCCGCCTACGGCAATGAGGAAGCGGTCGGAGAGGGAATCGCGGCTTCGGGGGTCGACCGCGACGAGCTGTTCGTGACCTCGAAGCTGTGGAACAGTGACCAGGGCTACGACTCCACGCTGCGCGCGTTCGACGCCACGATGGAGCGCCTCAGGCTGGAGCGCCTCGACCTCTACCTGATCCACTGGCCGCTCCCGATGTACGACCGCTATGTCAGCACATGGAAGGCGCTGGAGCGGCTCTACGTCGAAGGCCGGGTCCGCGCTATCGGGGTCTCGAACTTCCACATCCCGCACCTGCGGCGCCTCATGGACGAGGGCGGGATCGTGCCAACGGTGAACCAGATCGAGCTGCACCCCCGGCTCACGCAAGCCGAATTGCGCGCGTTCCACGCGGAGCACAGCATCGCCACCGAGGCGTGGAGCCCGCTGGGCAACGGCAAGCTGCTGGACGACCCGGGGATAACGAAGCTGGCCGAGTCCTATGGCGCCACACCCGCGCAGGTCATCCTGAGCTGGCACCTGAAGCTCGGCAACATCGTTATCCCGAAGTCGGTCACCCCCGAGCGCATCCGCTCGAACTTCGAGGCGGTGAACCTCGAGTTGGCCAGTGGCGACATCGACACGATCTCCGCACTCAACCAGAACCAGCGGTTCGGCTCCGACCCCGACACGATGGACGTGACCTGA
- a CDS encoding sulfotransferase family protein, which yields MKQPPYILVVNGTKVRRPVFVLGAPHSGANLIAHALRRAPGFHLGAGAPSVLNALYAVARRPSLVEESASGTATLLRDAFAEAWQLTPRTCPDCSGESVSMREAGRPCPHAREATRFGDASPDLLYSAKALHAAFDDAAFIQVIRDGRDTTVDMLEDEQSLMWFRPSLANLEHELPNPFFGIETEQEREGYQDLSLAAKCAMRWRGAVRLSAQLRGMFSADQLMTLRYEDLLGSEVATAERLREFTGARVSATDLVRVEPAGVGVWRNRLTIEQRDDIQAVASAELSRLGYT from the coding sequence ATGAAGCAGCCGCCGTACATTCTCGTCGTGAACGGGACCAAGGTCCGCCGTCCCGTATTTGTCCTGGGCGCCCCCCACTCCGGGGCGAACCTGATCGCCCATGCCCTGCGGCGTGCCCCCGGGTTCCACCTCGGCGCGGGGGCTCCCAGCGTGCTCAACGCGCTGTACGCGGTCGCCCGGCGCCCTTCGCTGGTCGAGGAGAGCGCCTCGGGGACCGCGACCCTGCTGCGCGACGCGTTCGCCGAGGCCTGGCAGCTCACCCCGCGCACCTGCCCGGACTGCTCCGGCGAGTCGGTCTCCATGCGCGAGGCCGGTCGGCCGTGCCCGCACGCCCGCGAGGCGACCCGGTTCGGCGACGCGAGTCCTGACCTGCTGTACAGCGCTAAGGCGCTGCACGCGGCGTTCGACGACGCGGCGTTCATCCAGGTCATCCGGGACGGCCGCGACACCACCGTGGACATGCTCGAAGACGAGCAGTCGCTGATGTGGTTCCGGCCCAGCCTCGCCAACCTGGAGCATGAGCTTCCCAACCCGTTCTTCGGCATCGAGACCGAGCAGGAGCGTGAGGGGTATCAGGACCTGTCGTTGGCGGCCAAGTGCGCGATGCGGTGGCGCGGCGCGGTACGGCTTTCCGCCCAGTTGCGCGGGATGTTCAGCGCGGACCAACTGATGACGCTGCGATACGAGGACCTGCTCGGCAGCGAGGTCGCCACCGCGGAGCGGCTCCGGGAGTTCACCGGAGCGCGGGTCTCCGCGACAGACCTCGTGCGTGTCGAGCCGGCGGGCGTCGGAGTCTGGCGCAACCGGCTGACCATCGAGCAACGCGACGATATCCAAGCCGTGGCCAGTGCGGAGCTGTCCCGCCTGGGCTACACCTGA
- a CDS encoding CapA family protein, producing the protein MSGGVVTLFLCGDVMTGRGVDQILPHPGDPRLWEWSVRDARTYVELAEQANGRIARPVDFRWPWGDALDLLDAVAPDARVINLETSITREDDAAAGKAVHYRMSPDNVACLTAARPDVCALANNHVLDFGRQGLTDTLDALAAAGVPAAGAGRDLSEAQRPVTVPCGEGGGDAGRLAFVAFGARSSGIPDSWAAAPERSGVNLLPDLSDDTADEVAHRVGRYKAAGDVAVASVHWGGNWGYDVPEAHVRFAHRLIDGGVDLVHGHSSHHPRPVEVYRDRLILYGCGDLIDDYEGITGYEEFRDDLRLLYFVSVRPDTGALVELWTVVMRARRMRLCRASSEDTGHVHRVLDQIGRRFGTGFAVDDTGALWLRAAG; encoded by the coding sequence GTGAGTGGCGGCGTTGTGACGTTGTTCCTCTGCGGCGATGTGATGACCGGCCGCGGTGTCGACCAGATCCTGCCGCACCCGGGGGACCCGCGGTTGTGGGAGTGGTCCGTTCGGGATGCGCGGACCTACGTGGAGCTCGCCGAACAGGCGAACGGGCGCATCGCGCGGCCGGTGGACTTCCGCTGGCCGTGGGGCGATGCGTTGGACCTGTTGGACGCGGTGGCTCCCGACGCGCGGGTGATCAACCTGGAGACGAGCATCACGCGCGAAGACGATGCCGCCGCGGGCAAGGCAGTGCACTACCGGATGAGCCCGGACAACGTGGCGTGCCTGACCGCGGCCCGGCCGGACGTGTGCGCCCTCGCCAACAACCACGTGCTCGACTTCGGCCGCCAGGGGTTGACCGACACTCTGGACGCACTGGCCGCCGCGGGGGTGCCGGCGGCGGGCGCGGGACGTGATCTGAGTGAGGCCCAGCGCCCTGTGACTGTCCCGTGCGGCGAGGGCGGCGGTGACGCCGGCCGGCTCGCGTTCGTCGCGTTCGGAGCGCGGTCCAGCGGGATCCCGGACTCGTGGGCCGCTGCGCCGGAGCGGTCCGGGGTCAACCTGCTGCCGGACCTGTCCGACGACACCGCGGACGAGGTCGCCCACCGGGTGGGGCGGTACAAGGCCGCGGGCGACGTCGCCGTGGCCTCCGTTCACTGGGGAGGTAACTGGGGCTATGACGTGCCCGAGGCGCACGTGCGATTCGCGCACCGCCTCATCGACGGCGGCGTTGACCTCGTGCACGGGCATTCCTCGCACCACCCTCGGCCGGTGGAGGTCTACCGGGACAGGCTGATCCTGTACGGCTGTGGCGACCTGATCGACGACTACGAGGGCATCACCGGCTACGAGGAGTTTCGCGACGACCTGCGCCTGCTGTACTTCGTGTCCGTGCGGCCGGACACCGGGGCGCTTGTGGAGCTGTGGACTGTGGTCATGCGGGCGCGCCGCATGCGGTTGTGCCGCGCGTCGTCCGAGGACACCGGGCATGTCCACCGTGTGCTCGACCAGATCGGGCGGCGGTTCGGCACCGGTTTCGCCGTGGACGACACGGGCGCCCTCTGGCTACGGGCCGCCGGCTGA
- a CDS encoding helix-turn-helix domain-containing protein: MAEEIRRYRKQRRLSVQRLADICTEDYALPIKRSVLANLESGRRPTLSVAELLVLARILEVPPLQLLFPIGQADEIEVLPGRTAKTWYAAQWFIGETPLDIDEAAAWATVNAAAYYRSHERRVHDWRLRKDEVESRQAKAAQAATESEREAHTSAAEAQQQLLSMDEDVLTRERARMRKLGITPPDLPDDLDHLEEKRREAKAAADVIKREMYPDSTESDTKGE; the protein is encoded by the coding sequence GTGGCTGAAGAGATCCGGCGCTATCGGAAGCAACGTCGCCTGAGCGTTCAGCGGCTGGCGGACATATGCACCGAGGATTACGCCCTTCCGATCAAGCGATCTGTCCTGGCGAACCTCGAAAGTGGGAGGCGTCCCACACTGAGCGTGGCGGAGCTGCTGGTGTTGGCTCGCATCCTGGAGGTCCCCCCGCTCCAGTTGCTGTTCCCGATTGGCCAAGCTGACGAGATCGAGGTCTTGCCTGGCCGTACCGCCAAAACGTGGTACGCAGCCCAATGGTTCATCGGGGAGACTCCGCTCGACATTGACGAAGCCGCCGCGTGGGCAACGGTGAATGCCGCCGCGTACTACCGAAGCCACGAACGGCGAGTTCACGACTGGAGGCTCCGGAAAGACGAAGTGGAGAGTCGGCAGGCGAAAGCCGCGCAGGCGGCTACGGAGTCCGAACGGGAAGCCCACACTTCAGCGGCGGAGGCGCAACAACAGCTCTTGTCCATGGACGAGGACGTCCTGACCCGAGAGCGGGCGCGTATGCGGAAGCTGGGCATCACGCCGCCCGATCTGCCCGATGACCTCGATCACCTCGAAGAGAAGCGCCGCGAGGCCAAAGCCGCGGCGGACGTGATCAAGCGAGAGATGTACCCCGACTCCACCGAGTCCGACACGAAAGGCGAGTGA
- a CDS encoding helix-turn-helix transcriptional regulator, translated as MEAQKPEWITQDEYAKVAEVSVSTIKRWAKKGYGPQPHRWGPRRVRYDKAEVLEYLRTGEKCAS; from the coding sequence TTGGAAGCACAAAAGCCCGAGTGGATCACCCAGGACGAGTACGCAAAGGTCGCGGAAGTCTCGGTGAGCACCATCAAAAGGTGGGCCAAGAAGGGATACGGCCCGCAACCGCACCGCTGGGGGCCCCGGCGGGTTCGGTACGACAAGGCCGAAGTCCTGGAGTACCTCCGCACTGGCGAGAAGTGCGCCTCATGA
- a CDS encoding DUF2207 domain-containing protein produces the protein MFTASPAVRRTSVGLATITAALTAAAPASASSSGESITEYATEAEINPDGTVSIVESITYDFASNSSPGLYREIPLVLDDGIIRQRRIEIEDVEVSSPSGADSTIDGLSEERGNLVLLVGEEDDPSTDVTGEQTYDISYTVHGALTEFDDYDEFYWDFVGTEWEVPKDNISVEITAPEITNVDCYAGDEGTDSPCESAEHDETTATMDEPYLFDSDGLTAAVALPKGAVDVGEPIVEVRPSLRPSLLFLLIAGACLVAVVFVAAYRKFRTSADRNAFNDALPPAMGPALAGQIHNATMRSGMFLAMVVQLEERGIISSELDPHDPFRWLFTLRRDPNGPDVSPPERELIAVMFRRASTTDLKLLAKEMTPKKAAEIRKMVLQEGVPMGLWSHGKGAVKILAVLGLFGLAAYVFVQGLEGAESGLLIAVTLLVTAILVTRYGRVTLFSRYGSHVHGLLKQIRKDTITGGPRSVAQYPSWAVALDVENNAVEGAPDLIQSHQWHGRHRPYYYDHAYRRSWNDTMRKSITPRSSSSGGSGSFGGGSVGGGGGGGGGGSR, from the coding sequence GTGTTTACCGCATCCCCCGCTGTCCGGCGGACGTCAGTTGGTCTTGCCACGATAACCGCCGCGCTCACCGCTGCCGCGCCCGCCTCGGCGAGCTCCTCCGGCGAGAGCATCACGGAGTACGCGACCGAGGCGGAGATCAATCCCGACGGCACGGTCTCCATAGTCGAGTCGATCACCTACGACTTCGCTTCCAACTCCAGCCCAGGGCTCTACCGGGAGATCCCGCTGGTCCTGGATGACGGCATCATCCGCCAGCGCCGGATCGAGATCGAGGATGTCGAGGTGTCCAGCCCCAGCGGTGCGGACTCCACCATCGACGGCCTCTCCGAGGAGCGCGGCAACCTCGTCCTGCTCGTCGGTGAGGAGGACGACCCCTCTACCGACGTCACCGGCGAGCAGACCTACGACATCTCCTACACGGTGCATGGCGCGCTCACTGAGTTCGACGACTACGACGAGTTCTACTGGGACTTCGTCGGCACCGAGTGGGAGGTACCGAAGGACAACATCTCGGTCGAGATCACGGCCCCCGAGATCACCAACGTCGACTGCTATGCCGGGGACGAGGGCACCGACTCCCCGTGCGAGAGCGCCGAGCACGACGAGACGACCGCGACCATGGACGAGCCGTATTTGTTCGACTCCGATGGCCTCACTGCGGCCGTGGCCCTGCCCAAGGGCGCGGTCGACGTCGGCGAGCCGATCGTCGAGGTGCGTCCGTCGCTTCGTCCGTCCCTGCTGTTCCTGCTCATCGCGGGGGCGTGCCTGGTCGCCGTCGTGTTCGTGGCCGCGTACCGGAAGTTTCGAACCTCGGCCGACCGGAACGCGTTCAACGACGCGCTTCCCCCTGCCATGGGGCCGGCGCTGGCCGGGCAGATCCACAACGCCACGATGCGGTCGGGCATGTTCCTGGCGATGGTCGTACAGCTGGAAGAGCGGGGCATCATCTCCTCGGAGCTGGATCCGCACGACCCGTTCAGGTGGCTGTTCACCCTGCGACGCGACCCCAACGGTCCTGACGTGTCACCGCCTGAGCGGGAACTGATCGCGGTCATGTTCCGTAGAGCGTCGACGACCGACCTGAAACTGCTCGCGAAGGAGATGACCCCGAAGAAGGCAGCCGAGATCCGCAAGATGGTGCTCCAAGAGGGCGTCCCCATGGGGCTGTGGTCGCACGGCAAGGGAGCGGTCAAGATCCTGGCGGTGCTGGGGCTATTCGGTCTCGCCGCGTACGTGTTCGTCCAAGGGCTTGAGGGCGCTGAAAGCGGACTGCTCATCGCGGTCACGCTTCTGGTCACCGCCATCCTTGTCACCCGCTACGGAAGGGTGACCCTGTTCAGCCGCTACGGCTCGCATGTGCACGGGCTGTTGAAGCAGATCCGCAAGGACACCATTACCGGCGGTCCGCGCTCGGTGGCGCAGTACCCGTCGTGGGCGGTGGCGCTCGACGTGGAGAACAACGCGGTGGAGGGCGCTCCCGACCTGATCCAGAGCCACCAGTGGCATGGGCGTCACCGGCCCTACTACTACGACCACGCGTATCGCAGGTCGTGGAACGACACGATGCGCAAATCGATCACGCCGCGGAGCTCGTCCAGCGGCGGTAGCGGCAGCTTCGGCGGTGGCAGTGTGGGCGGTGGCGGCGGCGGTGGCGGCGGAGGGAGCCGCTGA
- a CDS encoding DNA-binding protein, translating to MKDRPTLAQIKRSWPATVNASEAARAIGCSKSHLNALIKQGQAPVQTVPGLGSRNRVITASLIRLLEGPDAHDQKGDDDAA from the coding sequence ATGAAGGACCGCCCGACGCTCGCTCAGATCAAGCGCTCCTGGCCGGCCACCGTCAACGCCAGCGAGGCCGCCCGCGCCATCGGCTGCTCAAAGAGCCATCTCAACGCGCTGATCAAACAGGGCCAAGCCCCCGTCCAGACGGTCCCCGGGCTCGGGAGCCGGAACCGCGTCATCACCGCCTCGTTGATCCGCCTGCTCGAAGGTCCGGACGCCCACGACCAGAAGGGCGATGACGATGCGGCCTGA